The following coding sequences are from one Triticum aestivum cultivar Chinese Spring chromosome 5A, IWGSC CS RefSeq v2.1, whole genome shotgun sequence window:
- the LOC123103854 gene encoding uncharacterized protein, giving the protein MDDAGEPRLPRKKGTKRPPPSAPPPPPAQGGGRGRDRLDSLSRDYHDLLKETEAKKRRLERINQRKLGLLAEVKFLRRKYSSFANDDSEQTHHRLKKKKAKQIPSPLGINEGPSTSKNTNVDLNHDSAMNAEGAGFQGYQDHPEPGKHDQAGVDEDMMTSNIKLSVYRDTENSPASDDKRAAAWQDRVALQV; this is encoded by the exons ATGGACGACGCCGGGGAGCCGCGCCTGCCCAGGAAGAAGGGCACCAAGCGGCCCCCTccctcggcgccgccgccgccgcccgcccaggGCGGCGGCAGGGGGAGGGACAGGCTCGACTCCCTCTCGCGGGACTACCACGATTTGCTCAAG GAAACTGAGGCGAAGAAGAGGAGGCTAGAGCGCATAAACCAGCGAAAGCTTGGACTGCTCGCCGAAGTCAA ATTCTTGCGGAGGAAGTACAGTTCGTTTGCCAATGATGATTCAGAGCAAACACATCACAGGCTAAAGAAGAAGAAAGCTAAGCAAATCCCATCCCCTCTGGGGATCAATGAAGGGCCGTCCACtagcaagaacacaaatgtggacttGAATCATGATTCTGCAATG AATGCTGAGGGAGCCGGTTTCCAGGGGTACCAGGACCATCCAGAACCTGGGAAGCATGATCAGGCTGGTGTAGATGAAGATATGATGACCTCCAATATCAAGTTATCAGTTTATAGGGATACAGAAAATTCCCCGGCCAGTGATGATAAGAGGGCAGCCGCATGGCAAGACCGGGTAGCCTTGCAGGTCTAG